A genomic region of Melanotaenia boesemani isolate fMelBoe1 chromosome 13, fMelBoe1.pri, whole genome shotgun sequence contains the following coding sequences:
- the tsr2 gene encoding pre-rRNA-processing protein TSR2 homolog — translation MAAPVAARELFTNGVKAVLHGWPVLQIAVDNGFGGIYGQQKADWMVDVVQQYLHDNADLQQCEVEDFISELMDQEFDTVVEDGSLPQVSCTLLQMFCHYQQGALQQLRLTIDSLTHKQTQRMKVEASSPQFDDESDKETQLMECDVFGPSVGRTHPPPQDEEDGWTVVRKKK, via the exons ATGGCGGCCCCCGTGGCAGCGCGTGAGCTTTTCACAAACGGTGTCAAAGCAGTTCTTCACGGCTGGCCGGTTCTACAG ATTGCGGTGGATAACGGATTTGGGGGCATTTATGGCCAACAGAAAGCTGATTGGATGGTGGATGTGGTTCAGCAGTATCTCCATGACAACG ctgACTTGCAGCAGTGTGAGGTGGAAGACTTCATCTCGGAGTTAATGGATCAGGAATTCGACACAGTGGTGGAAGACGGAAGTTTGCCTCAG GTGTCGTGCACTCTCCTGCAGATGTTCTGTCATtaccagcagggggcgctgcaGCAGCTCAGGCTCACCATAGACTCTCTGACACATAAACAGACGCAGAGGATGAAAGTTGAGGCCTCGTCCCCTCAGTTTGATGACGAGAGTGACAAGGAAACACAG CTGATGGAGTGTGACGTCTTTGGTCCATCAGTCGGCAGgacacatcctcctcctcaggaCGAAGAGGACGGCTGGACGGTGGTTAGAAAGAAgaagtga